A window of the Cystobacter fuscus genome harbors these coding sequences:
- a CDS encoding carboxypeptidase regulatory-like domain-containing protein, protein MKRSNVLLFCALVGLLPTACSSGGAPDPNGNRSTQVDLDHLTITVSGRAELLPEAAHLLDAQGQRLPALDGLTVTLEEPWGMGVNDENAVLGEGLLGEDHAFSVSDVLVRGIHLSLAARLEHPGLVRSSTVIFDTALARTRPSTDISDTRAWALPEAFEQTLTRSIGEAAIRGHSDQRAGTLRDAGFVLGRIVDASGEPLAGAVVVPDREELASRIYYPSPDFQGAPQDGTSTTGLFVYVHSATAPESFLLSVKGSEDHGHRNVAVTPGTALVLTLSPGNDAR, encoded by the coding sequence ATGAAGCGTTCGAATGTCCTCCTTTTCTGCGCGCTGGTGGGTCTGCTCCCCACCGCCTGTTCGTCCGGTGGCGCTCCGGATCCCAACGGCAATCGCAGTACCCAGGTGGATCTCGATCACCTGACCATCACCGTGTCCGGCCGCGCCGAGCTGCTTCCCGAGGCCGCACATCTGCTCGACGCCCAGGGGCAGCGGCTGCCCGCGCTCGACGGGCTCACCGTCACCCTCGAGGAGCCCTGGGGCATGGGGGTGAATGACGAGAACGCCGTCCTGGGCGAGGGACTCCTCGGCGAGGACCATGCCTTCTCCGTGTCCGACGTGCTCGTGCGCGGCATCCACCTGAGCCTCGCGGCGCGCCTGGAACACCCGGGACTCGTGCGCAGCTCCACCGTCATCTTCGACACCGCGCTCGCGCGCACGCGGCCGAGCACCGACATCTCCGACACGCGCGCCTGGGCCCTGCCCGAGGCCTTCGAGCAGACCCTGACGCGCTCCATCGGCGAGGCGGCCATCCGCGGCCACAGCGATCAGCGCGCGGGCACCCTGCGCGACGCGGGCTTCGTCCTCGGCCGCATCGTGGATGCCTCCGGCGAGCCGCTCGCGGGGGCCGTCGTGGTGCCCGACCGCGAGGAGCTCGCCTCGCGCATCTACTACCCCTCGCCGGACTTCCAGGGCGCTCCCCAGGACGGCACGAGCACCACGGGACTCTTCGTCTACGTGCACTCGGCCACCGCGCCGGAGAGCTTCCTGCTCTCGGTGAAGGGGAGCGAGGATCACGGGCACCGCAACGTGGCGGTCACGCCCGGCACGGCTCTCGTGCTCACGCTCTCGCCGGGCAACGACGCGCGCTGA
- a CDS encoding TolB family protein: MTRERAMRRGRGGARRLAMLALALAGCGAGRCGGDASAPMSLEERRALPGVIAFVSERAPQRDVWLVRPSGGESQLTRAPEDEYPVAPSPDGAAMLVVSAAEVGGLHLEQLWLVPLGGGPRVKVTEPRGRARNPSWAPDGSWLVVESDARGFSDVVRQAPRADAEVLELATAREGNFEPSVSPDGTRVVFVSSRDGDPELYVMKADGTDVRRLTHFHREDMVPRWSPDGQWISFLSDREGRTRLYVMKPDGTQLRPVSGSATVGEEREPAWSPDGRKLAFVAASKDTKARIWVVDVAGGEPVALTRGQAVDDQPAWSPEGKHLVFASDRTGDVELFLMRADGSGQTRLTTSQGADWLPRWFIPRKPPSPDAGSP; encoded by the coding sequence ATGACGCGTGAGCGGGCGATGAGGAGGGGACGGGGTGGAGCGCGGCGGCTGGCCATGCTCGCCCTGGCCCTGGCCGGGTGTGGGGCGGGGAGGTGTGGCGGGGATGCGTCCGCGCCCATGTCCCTGGAGGAGCGGCGGGCCCTGCCGGGCGTCATCGCCTTCGTGTCCGAGCGGGCGCCCCAGCGCGATGTCTGGCTGGTGCGGCCCTCGGGCGGGGAGTCCCAGCTCACGCGTGCTCCCGAGGACGAGTACCCCGTCGCGCCGTCTCCGGATGGCGCGGCGATGTTGGTGGTGTCCGCGGCGGAAGTGGGGGGGCTGCACCTGGAGCAGCTCTGGCTCGTGCCGTTGGGGGGAGGCCCGCGCGTGAAGGTGACCGAGCCGCGCGGGCGGGCGCGCAACCCGAGCTGGGCGCCAGATGGAAGCTGGCTGGTGGTCGAGTCGGATGCACGGGGCTTCAGCGACGTGGTGCGGCAGGCGCCGCGCGCGGACGCGGAGGTGCTGGAACTGGCCACCGCGCGCGAGGGCAACTTCGAGCCGAGCGTGTCTCCGGATGGCACCCGGGTGGTGTTCGTGTCCAGCCGCGACGGGGACCCGGAGCTGTACGTGATGAAGGCGGATGGGACGGACGTGCGCCGGCTCACCCACTTCCACCGGGAGGACATGGTTCCGCGCTGGAGTCCGGATGGGCAGTGGATTTCCTTCTTGAGCGACCGGGAGGGGCGCACGCGGCTGTATGTGATGAAGCCGGACGGGACGCAGCTGCGCCCGGTGTCGGGCAGCGCCACGGTGGGCGAGGAGCGCGAGCCCGCGTGGAGCCCGGATGGACGCAAGCTGGCGTTCGTCGCGGCCTCGAAGGACACGAAGGCACGCATCTGGGTGGTGGACGTGGCGGGCGGCGAGCCGGTGGCGCTGACGCGAGGCCAGGCCGTGGATGATCAGCCGGCGTGGAGCCCGGAGGGCAAGCACCTGGTGTTCGCCTCGGACCGCACGGGAGACGTGGAGCTGTTCCTGATGCGGGCGGACGGCAGCGGGCAGACCCGATTGACGACGTCCCAAGGCGCGGACTGGTTGCCGCGCTGGTTCATTCCCCGGAAGCCGCCGTCGCCGGACGCGGGCAGCCCCTGA
- a CDS encoding N-acetylmuramoyl-L-alanine amidase, which translates to MRPFRPPMVAAVAALCLSACGPQDAVEGAAGSAVEDSRTPEQREAQRTPHELNEAFTRAANDFQVPADLLKAIAYTETRFEMISGQQEFEGMPAAHGLMALRGEKLAEGARLAGVTEEAARTRPEENIRAAAALLSSYAAEAGLDRSDVGAWAPVVVKLSGITNPEAQAEYVHRDVYGVMRKGVVAQTPEGRVAVSLMPSEVAARFASPSVRAMLAGKDYASAVWRPSPNYGSRPTGAQGDVQMIVIHTCEGTYSSCWSWLTNSASGVSAHYVVKEDGGEISQLVSEADRGWHVGASYDPSLNGGTLGSLKDVSVNHFSVGIEHGGSASQSSFPTGQIDASAKLSCDISKRQAIPIDSYHIVAHGKLQPATRTDPGPNWPWSTYLSKVKSACGSTDTSSIIVDSNNANNDTVNKGYIEVSGNWVSTSTTGGYYGSGYFYAETAAVSDPATFYFYLPAAGSRTISAWWTAGSNRSAAAPFIIYAGSTKLATVNKDQQTGGGTWNTLGTWSFPAGWNKVQLSRWAADGYVVIADAIRVQ; encoded by the coding sequence ATGCGTCCTTTCCGTCCCCCGATGGTGGCCGCTGTCGCCGCGTTGTGCCTTTCCGCCTGTGGTCCGCAAGACGCCGTGGAGGGCGCCGCTGGCTCCGCCGTGGAAGACTCGCGCACCCCGGAGCAGCGCGAGGCCCAGCGCACGCCTCATGAGCTCAACGAGGCCTTTACCCGGGCGGCCAATGACTTCCAGGTCCCGGCGGATCTGCTCAAGGCCATTGCCTACACGGAGACGCGCTTCGAGATGATCTCCGGCCAGCAGGAGTTCGAGGGAATGCCGGCGGCGCACGGTCTGATGGCGCTGCGGGGCGAGAAGCTGGCGGAAGGCGCGAGGCTGGCGGGCGTGACGGAGGAGGCGGCGCGCACGAGGCCGGAGGAGAACATCCGGGCGGCGGCGGCGCTGCTGTCGAGCTACGCGGCGGAAGCGGGACTGGACCGGAGCGACGTGGGGGCGTGGGCTCCGGTGGTGGTGAAGCTGAGCGGAATCACGAATCCGGAGGCGCAGGCGGAGTACGTGCACCGGGACGTGTACGGGGTGATGCGCAAGGGCGTGGTGGCGCAGACGCCGGAGGGCCGGGTGGCGGTGTCGCTGATGCCGAGCGAGGTGGCGGCCCGGTTCGCCTCGCCGAGCGTGCGCGCGATGCTGGCGGGTAAGGACTACGCCTCGGCCGTCTGGCGTCCCTCGCCCAACTACGGCTCGCGTCCCACGGGCGCCCAGGGTGACGTGCAGATGATCGTCATCCACACGTGTGAGGGCACCTACTCGAGCTGCTGGAGCTGGCTGACGAACTCGGCCTCCGGGGTGAGCGCGCACTACGTGGTGAAGGAGGACGGCGGAGAGATCTCCCAGCTCGTGAGCGAGGCGGACCGGGGTTGGCACGTGGGTGCGTCCTATGATCCGAGCCTCAACGGGGGCACGCTGGGGTCGCTGAAAGACGTGTCGGTGAACCACTTCTCGGTGGGCATCGAGCACGGCGGCTCGGCCAGCCAGAGCTCCTTCCCGACGGGGCAGATCGACGCGTCGGCGAAGCTCTCGTGCGACATCTCCAAGCGCCAGGCGATCCCCATCGACAGCTACCACATCGTGGCCCACGGCAAGCTCCAGCCGGCCACCCGCACGGACCCGGGTCCCAACTGGCCGTGGAGCACGTACCTCAGCAAGGTGAAGAGCGCCTGCGGTAGCACCGACACCTCGTCCATCATCGTCGACAGCAACAACGCCAACAACGACACCGTCAACAAGGGCTACATCGAGGTGTCGGGCAACTGGGTGTCCACGTCCACGACGGGGGGCTACTACGGCTCGGGCTACTTCTACGCGGAGACGGCGGCCGTATCGGACCCGGCGACCTTCTACTTCTACCTGCCCGCGGCGGGCTCCCGGACGATCTCCGCCTGGTGGACGGCGGGCAGCAACCGCTCGGCCGCGGCGCCCTTCATCATCTACGCGGGCAGCACGAAGCTGGCCACGGTGAACAAGGACCAGCAGACAGGGGGCGGGACCTGGAACACGCTGGGCACCTGGAGCTTCCCGGCCGGGTGGAACAAGGTGCAGCTCAGCCGCTGGGCCGCCGATGGCTACGTGGTCATCGCGGACGCCATCCGCGTGCAATAG